One part of the Engraulis encrasicolus isolate BLACKSEA-1 chromosome 17, IST_EnEncr_1.0, whole genome shotgun sequence genome encodes these proteins:
- the LOC134467233 gene encoding cytochrome c oxidase assembly protein COX19 gives MSTAMNFGSKSFRPRAPDKGAFPLDHFGECKAFKEKFMRCLRDNSFDNSKCRMQSKDYLECRMDNQLMAKEPLEKLGFKDLLDQPPNEKTETKP, from the exons ATGTCTACGGCAATGAACTTCGGAAGTAAATCCTTCCGACCTCGGGCTCCCGATAAAGGCGCGTTCCCCTTGGACCATTTTG GAGAGTGCAAAGCTTTTAAAGAGAAATTCATGCGATGCCTCAGAGACAACAGCTTTGACAACTCCAAGTGTCGAATGCAGTCCAAAGACTACCTGGAATGCAGAATGGACAA TCAGCTGATGGCCAAAGAACCTCTGGAGAAACTGGGCTTCAAAGATCTCTTGGATCAACCACCCAATGAGAAGACAGAGACCAAACCATAA
- the LOC134467232 gene encoding RNA-binding protein with serine-rich domain 1-like, translated as MAPSPTKRKDRSDDKTKERGKEKTGTKEGADKERGRDKARKRRSASSGSSSSSSSSSSGSSSGSSSGSSSSSASSRSGSSSSRSSSSSSSSGSPTPNRRRHDNRRRSRSKSKSVKKDDKDRRRRSPSPRPTKVYLGRLTKNVIKEHIQEIFSTYGKIKMIDMPMDRLHPHLSKGYCYVEFETADEAEKALKHMDGGQIDGQEITATAVLALRVRPPPRRPSPPPRRMPPPPPMWRRTPPRMRRRSRSPRRRSPVRRRSRSRSPGRRRHRSRSSSNSSR; from the exons AT GGCTCCCTCTCCCACCAAGAGGAAGGACCGCTCAGACGACAAGACTAAAGAACGAGGAAAGGAAAAAACGGGCACTAAAGAAGGAGCAGacaaggagaggggaagggacaaGGCACGCAAGCGCCGCAGCGCGTCTTCTGGAAGCAGCAG CTCCAGTTCCAGCAGCAGCTCCGGCTCCAGCTCCGGGTCTTCCAGCGGCTCCAGCTCCTCCTCAGCCTCCAGTCGCTCTGGCTCCTCCAGTTCCCGATCCTCTAGTTCCTCCAGCTCTTCCGGCTCTCCCACCCCTAACCGCCGACGCCACGATAACCGCAGGCGATCCCGTTCCAA ATCCAAGTCTGTGAAGAAGGATGACAAGGACCGTCGCCGCAGGAGTCCCAGCCCCAGGCCCACTAAGGTCTACCTGGGCCGCCTCACCAAGAACGTCATCAAG GAGCACATCCAGGAGATCTTCTCCACCTACGGGAAGATCAAGATGATTGACATGCCCATGGACCGCCTGCACCCACACCTCTCCAAGGGCTACTGCTATGTGGAGTTTGAGACTGCCGATGAGGCCGAGAAGGCCCTCAAACACATGGACGGAG GTCAGATTGATGGACAGGAGATCACAGCCACTGCCGTGCTGGCGCTTAGAGTGCGCCCGCCCCCTCGacgcccctcccctcctcctcgcaGGATGCCCCCTCCCCCGCCCATGTGGCGCCGCACTCCGCCACGCATGAGAAGGAG GTCCCGGTCACCACGACGACGCTCTCCGGTGCGGCGGCGCTCCAGATCTCGTTCACCGGGCCGCAGACGCCATCGTTCTCGATCCAGCTCCAACTCATCACGCTAA
- the LOC134467621 gene encoding solute carrier family 2, facilitated glucose transporter member 11-like, whose protein sequence is MKGEVTLALTVFCTAIGGTLQYGYNLAIINAPTAHIQRFINDTCWERWSISLEQNQVTLIWSFVVSTFSIGGLVGALLAGPMAVRFGRKGALLLNNLFLFTSALFAVTSRAARSFEMIILARLLVGVNAGVSMNVQPMFFGESAPKHLRGAVTFSSAVFTAFGIMLGQIVGLTEVLGSDALWPYLLASNALPGLFQLLTLPWFPESPRFLLIDKGDKEACTMALQRLRGCSVSEEEMEEMLQEQEQAAGAQARSLWGLLSDRTQWRQVRLVAAASSAMMLCGNDSIYFYAGAIFQQAGIPSDKIQYATIGTGACELTAAVVCNLLIERAGRRPLLMGGYALMSCWAVVFTIALCLQGKVEGMPYLSMVCIFAYILSFGMGPAGVTGVLPTELFDQMSRPAAYMVAGSMMWLNLFLVGMTFPFQVGGLGQFCFVPFCGVCVAAGTFMFWNLPETKGRSLAELTADFEKRGKGEGGEKAGSEVRFEQGQLSLAEDKEVLLESNDKPLSKITDDHEKQQETGCEGSKVKVEHGQPDLEDEAFFPTSGRALADVTDRFEKQGEEEGLDKESEVKSEKLQGQSNPHEEEEVPHRCEH, encoded by the exons ATGAAAGGTGAAGTAACTCTTGCCCTGACGGTGTTTTGCACTGCAATCGGTGGTACTTTGCAGTATGGCTATAACCTTGCCATCATTAACGCTCCTACAGCGCACATTCAGAGATTCATCAATGACACTTGCTGGGAGCGCTGGTCTATTTCATTGGAGCAAAACCAGGTGACTCTGATATGGTCTTTCGTCGTTTCTACCTTTTCCATAGGTGGCCTAGTCGGAGCTTTACTTGCGGGCCCAATGGCGGTCCGTTTTGGGCGTAAAGGCGCCCTCTTGCTAAACAATCTCTTTCTGTTCACAAGTGCCCTGTTTGCCGTCACCAGTCGCGCCGCTCGTTCCTTCGAAATGATCATACTCGCTCGCCTCCTGGTGGGCGTCAACGCCGGCGTGAGCATGAACGTGCAGCCCATGTTCTTCGGGGAGAGCGCGCCAAAGCACCTGCGCGGCGCCGTCACCTTCTCCTCCGCCGTGTTCACTGCCTTCGGCATCATGCTGGGCCAGATAGTCGGTCTGACCGAGGTGCTTGGATCCGACGCGCTCTGGCCATACCTGCTCGCCAGCAACGCCCTCCCCGGCCTCTTCCAACTCCTCACATTGCCATGGTTCCCTGAGAGTCCGCGGTTCCTGCTCATCGACAAAGGGGATAAAGAAGCATGCACCATGGCATTGCAGAGGCTTCGGGGCTGCTCCGTCTccgaggaggagatggaggagatgctCCAGGAGCAAGAGCAGGCGGCGGGGGCCCAGGCGAGGTCCCTCTGGGGCCTCCTGTCCGACCGCACCCAGTGGCGCCAGGTCCGGCTGGTGGCGGCCGCCAGCAGTGCCATGATGTTGTGCGGCAACGACTCCATCTACTTCTACGCAGGCGCCATCTTCCAGCAGGCCGGCATCCCCTCAGACAAG ATCCAGTACGCCACCATCGGCACTGGGGCCTGCGAGCTCACCGCCGCTGTCGTCTGCAACCTGCTCATTGAGCGTGCAGGCCGCAGACCACTTCTCATGGGCGGATATGCACTCATGTCCTGCTGGGCTGTGGTTTTTACCATCGCCCTCTGCCTGCAGGGCAAGGTAGAGGGCATGCCCTACCTGAGCATGGTGTGTATATTCGCGTACATCCTGAGTTTCGGCATGGGCCCCGCTGGGGTGACGGGGGTGCTGCCCACGGAGCTGTTCGACCAGATGTCTCGCCCGGCTGCGTACATGGTGGCTGGCTCGATGATGTGGCTGAACCTCTTCCTGGTGGGGATGACGTTCCCGTTCCAGGTGGGCGGGCTCGGGCAGTTCTGCTTCGTGCCCTTTTGCGGCGTGTGCGTGGCAGCCGGAACGTTCATGTTTTGGAACCTGCCGGAAACCAAAGGGAGGTCGCTGGCGGAGCTCACGGCAGATTTCGAGAAgcgggggaagggggagggaggagagaaggcggGGTCTGAGGTCCGATTTGAGCAAGGGCAGTTGAGTCTGGCAGAGGACAAGGAAGTCCTTCTGGAAAGTAACGACAAGCCTCTGTCAAAGATCACGGATGACCATGAGAAGCAGCAGGAGACAGGGTGCGAGGGGTCAAAGGTAAAAGTTGAACATGGGCAGCCAGATTTGGAGGACGAGGCCTTTTTTCCAACCAGTGGAAGAGCTTTGGCTGATGTCACGGACAGGTTCGAGAAGCAGGGCGAGGAGGAAGGACTAGACAAGGAGTCGGaggtcaaaagtgaaaaacttCAAGGGCAGTCAAATCCACATGAGGAGGAAGAGGTCCCCCATAGATGTGAACACTAG
- the LOC134467234 gene encoding dickkopf-related protein 3-like has translation MVLRMLCVCACLAVTRARIWAWMLAMPYSPPEDGPLKDLKDQDTLSLIHRADAVACDHDRVCGKGFVCDRHFGRCVPQRQEGQYCRRDAQCVRGLHCMFGKCLRSIPRGEEGARCKVNRDCDASMCCARHHGEQVCKRRLALGEGCFVPDGGLAFSINQVCPCDEGLLCQGAAGDKPWREREFVYSTEQATWTCQALKP, from the exons ATGGTGCTgcggatgctgtgtgtgtgtgcgtgtctggctgTGACACGGGCCCGGATCTGGGCCTGGATGCTGGCCATGCCCTACAGCCCCCCGGAGGACGGACCCCTGAAGGACCTGAAGGACCAAGACACCCTGTCGCTCATCCACAGAGCAGACGCC gTGGCGTGCGATCATGACCGTGTGTGTGGTAAAGGCTTTGTGTGCGACCGCCATTTTGGCCGCTGCGTCCCACAGAGGCAGGAGGGCCAGTACTGCAGGAGGGATGCCCAGTGTGTACGCGGCCTGCACTGCATGTTCGGCAAGTGCCTCCGCAGCAtccccagaggagaggagg gTGCCAGGTGTAAGGTGAACCGGGACTGCGATGCGTCCATGTGCTGTGCCCGCCACCACGGTGAACAG gTGTGCAAGCGGCGGCTGGCGCTGGGCGAGGGCTGCTTCGTGCCCGATGGAGGCCTGGCGTTCAGCATCAACCAGGTGTGCCCCTGTGATGAGGGCCTGCTGTGCCAGGGAGCTGCGGGGGACAAGCCGTGGAGAGA gAGAGAATTTGTGTACAGTACTGAACAGGCTACGTGGACCTGTCAAGCTTTAAAGCCATGA